The window ttgcttttgttacTCTTGGAAGCTACTTGGATCCTGTCCTGTTGGAGCATAAGGTGTCTGGGAGAAAAAACTATGCAGGTTTTTGTTAACAATCATGTGAGAAATAAAGCAGGTTCTGCTTTGTCCCCAGTTCTTGGAGATGATGGTTTGGAGTGTGCAGAGCTTTTTGCTTTAGTGAACTGCTTTATTCTTCATAATGGGTTAACTCcagaaatttatttccttttaggaattttaaggaattatggattttttgtgaagaaaatgctACTCTATCCCATATTTCAATAGTAGTTATGTCAGTACAAATGAGAGGCATTCATAACTTGGCTTTCTTTGTCATGTTGTGTTTTGAAGTAGAGTGGGTGTCCTGATGGTTGAAATTCATAAGGAAAAGTTCCACTGATGTCAGAACTGAACTAAACCAGTGACTGAGTGAAAACAAAAGTAGTTGTCTGAAGCTTGCTACTGCTTGCTAAATGGCATGCAGAAATAGTTTTTCTGACTTCTGAAATAACTTTGAATTGGGAAGTTGTTCTCCCAACAATTGGAGATAATACAAACAAAATACTATGTTTATACAACAAGGACTGAAAGAGACCCTCCTTTTCTTGTGACAAGGCCTGCCTCTTGTACCTTTTTACCAACAAACATTGGTTAGtttcttcagcattttaagTCTGTCCTGTATAGGTCAGGTGGGAAGTTTGGCATTTGCACTGTGGAGGTTTCACTGATTTCTAGACATCAGCCTCAGAAGCTgttgctgcctggagcagtCCATCCTGCTGactcctctgtgctcctggcagtGTTCACTGTCACTGTTTCAGATAGGCCCTGAGAGCTGATCTGACAGCACTGGAGTAAAGCATCAGTGTCTTGGGAGACATCAAGACTCATTTTCTACCCCAATCATTAGGTCTTCCTCTGTCTGTTGATGCCGTTCTAGTCAGTGGATTAGCAAAATACTAATTGGTACAAATGACAGCTATGTTTAGAATTTAACCCTTACAAAATACATATACCTGAGAAGAACactgtgggggttttttatgttCTGTGGAGCTAattgtgttgtttttctttattccattATTGGCTCTTTGTCAGTCAGTTTTGGCACACTCTAAAgcagaatatatttatattctctATTATATCTCATATTACTGTCCCTCCTATTGACTAAAAAAGCATCCAAAACCAGTGAATGACTAAATTGTGAGCATGTTGGCATAAGGAATTGAGAACAATGTGCATTTGCAGAGTTATTCAAACCTAAATGTGATAAGACCTGTGATAAGATCTGGCAATAGGCGCAAAAGTAAGACATGAGTTCTACTACAAATGAGTTAAAACATAAAATGCACTTGAATTTATTTATCAAGAACCTTATTCCTGTTGGAAACCAATACTGCTAAAGGAAATGACACTTGAAACCTTGCTCTTCAGAgatgtatatttatatagaaCCTTGCAGATTGTTACAATTCAAGATAATCAGCATGCCTGAAACTGTCTTCAAATCCTTTATTATATTGGATCAATGAGACCAGATAATACTTTTGTCACTGATTTTTAATCAATTAATGACTTACAATTGATGTTTCCTAGCATATAGGACCCACTGTCACTTTTCTGCAAGCCACATCCTCAGTCCTCTAAACCAGATGCTTGAGGATTTGGCTTTTGATTTTAGTACAgtattttctgtgggaaaatcTTGATTCTTAAAACTTCCCAGAGCAGTGCAACGAAATTCTCCATATAGATAGCTCATGCTACTTCTTacctttgtattttttcctgctgctttttagGCACTCTGTGAATCTGCTCTTAACACTCCTTATGACAGCTTGAAAATGGGCATGTTATCTGTTCTTTCCACGTTATCAGGGACCATTGCCATCAAACAGTACTTCAGCAGTGCTCCAGGTAAGAAAACTGGATTTGGTGGTTACCTTTGGCATTTTAGTAGCTtggttttctgctgctgatCAGTTCCATCTAAACACTTTGTAGCATTTTCTAAAACTAGTTTTGAACTTCAGAACCCTGAGAGTCAGACTGTGTTCATCATGCATGTAAACTTAAAATGGGACACTGTATAGTCAGGAATAATGatggttttgttgtgttttgtgggTACTGTGGTAAATTAAAAGGGTGTTTGCCTTTGGGTCTTTAAGCTTTCTTCATTTTGTGAAGGAGCATATTGCCTCTCAAGTGGCTGACCTGCATTCTTCTTAAGGCACTTTAAAATCATGGATTTGCGTAATTTTTGAGTAGTAGGGAGGCTTCATGGTGTAAGAGTGGACTGGCATGTTACTGTTCCACCCTTGTGGGCTTGACCTGCAGCAATAACCAAGTGTCACCAAAATATTGTGACAATATTCTGGAGAAATTGTAGAAAAAGTAGACATTTAAAAGTGATTCAAGGTATCTTGTTCTCAGAATTATGATCacactcttttttcttcttgaaagcTAAACTGCCCAAATGAGTGTTATAAGCTCAAATACATGggctgcagaaatggaaaaaaaatagtacaTCCTCTTCAGTCATTCTGGCATGGCTTAATAATTAATAGGCTCACCAGCTTTTTTTAATCAGACATAATATTTCTTAAGGCAGTATTTCTCTGAGTCCTGAAACAGAATATTTGGAGCTAAAGGTTGATTTCTCATGTGTCTAACTTGTGTAGTGTTCAAGAATAAGAGAGTCTCTGgtttgaagagagaaaaatattttcatcctaTTGtttaaacataagaaaaagCCCTAAATCAATATAATGGTTTTGCAGAAGTGTACTTAAAGATCTGTAGTATATTTATGGACTGTGCAGTTTCATGTTCCATTTGCCTTGCTTTTATTTAGGAGCAGCAGCTACAACTGCCAGGTCATTTGATTTGGTAAAACTAGCACAGGAGTGCTGTTACCATAATAACCGTGGCATTGCAGCTCATGGAGTGAGAATTCTGACCAATATTTCAGCCTCTTGCCAGGAGAAAGGTAAGGGAAAGCAGGGGCAGTGCAGTGGCTCTGTTTGCAGCCAGGGGCTTAGGCTCTTAGCACAGATTAACTCGTCCTGTCTGTGAACCTGGCTGTAAGTCTGTCTGATCCCTCAGGCTGGTTAGGGAGAATGGGGACTGTCATCTAGTAGGGAATACTCTGTATGGCCTTATGAATGGTTGGGAAGGTTCCATCTTTGTCTCATTTAGAGAAAATTAATGCCCACAATAAAACTCATGCTAAATGAATGCTTGTTTTACCTTTGCTGTAAGATTAGTGAATTGTTGGTCAACTTTTGAAAGCCCTTTGCACAGAGCCTGTTGCAAAATAATAACAGGGCATTTAGAAGTCTTAGTCCCAAGATTTATGCATGCTTTGCAAGTGTCAGTGGGGCTGCTGAATAGTTATCCAAGACATGGAATGGCAGAATTGTTTCTCATCAAAGTAAGACAAAGCAGGAGTGTTAGGAAGATTCTTAATTCTCATGACTGCAACAGCAGTGCAAGCATTACACCAACTGTGGTCAGAGAACAGAACAGAGAACAAAtgaactctttttctttttgtagatCTTCTGCCTTTGGAGCAAGATGCAGTTTTTGGCTTAGAAGCTCTTCTTGTTCTCTGTAGTCAAGATGACAGCCCAGGAGCTCAGGCAACCTTAAAGGTGACATTACTGTTGTCTTCCCCTTCACAGCTGTAAGTTATTGTAACAGTTTGTGTGACAGAGAGGCTGATGTGCACCAGATCCTTTCTGGTGGAAGTATAACAGACTGGAGAGAAGGagtatttttctggtttgtccATAATCAgagttcagagcagcagagaaactgtGCATAGCTATAGTACAATTCCTCTCAGCTCTAGGATAAGAGGATCGTTGCAGGTGGTAGGGAGAATTCCTCTCAGAAGAACAGCTATAATAAAACATGAATGTTGgatggaggtgtccctggaggaCAAAGAGAATCTTGGAGAGAACTTGCTTTTTGGAGATGCAGTGTACATTATCacaacatttttataaatgatTATTCTTATTCTCCCACTTCAGAAACCATCAGTAATTTTTCTAGTTATTTACCTTAAAGGCTGGTGGTGTGAGAGACTATTAATGTTTCTTGAATTTGTGATGTGTTTTAGTGCTGGTAGCTTGGGGACAAAGGCTTGGGCTCTTGGAAAAATCTCATATTTTGTACAGTACATAGTTCTGAAAACACCTGTgtttctgcagttctgcttgCAGCTAAGTGTGCCTGGCTTTGTTGGTTTGAGGCCATTGTGTTGATGTtcctgtgggctgtgtgagTTGCAGATCACGCTGACCTGCATGGTGAAGCTGGTGAAGTGCCGCCCCCACCTGAGCCAGTCCGTGGTGGaatccctgctggcacagctgcacagtGCCCAGGACAATGCCAGGATCCTCATGTGCCACTGCCTGGCAGCCATTGCCATGCAGCTGCCTGTCCTGGCAGATGGCATGCTAGGAGACCTAATGGACCTCTATAAATTAATTGGACAATCTGCCACAGATAAAAAGCAGGAACTCTTGGTAAGACTTCCCTTGATGCATAAAGTCTGTAGTAACAACTGGGGATGGATTCTATTTTAAAAGGCTGCTAAGGCATTTGTTATGTGTCCAGGTTGATGTGCCAGTCTGTAGCCACTAGTTTCAATTTTCTTTCAACTTCTGACTCTTTATGTCAGTGTTCAGTGTAGAAATATCTCCTAGATGGAGCTGTACTATGCAGTGTATTCCATTAGATTTTCCAGCAGATGGCACTGCTTAGGCAAGCCTGGCTATTGACATTATTGGGGTATCTCTAAAGTAGTGTTTAAAGGCCAAATGGCAGCTAGCTCCATTTATATAGGGTGCTCTGAGGGAAATGACTTAATATActgtaagagagaaaaatgctttcatcGCATATATTTggaaaagaatttgaattttaaaaaagaaattacaagcTTTCTGTTAATTTACTTGGagcatttgaaatatttcagctaaAAGGCAGAATTGAGGTTCTTTAAATGAGAGTTACTTTTATCTACAAGAAATACTTGGATTGCTCTAACTATTTAAAAGATATATGACTGAGAAGTTTTGCAGTTAAAATATATGCATGTAATCTTCTATGTAGTTTTGagcccaaaataaaacagaaatggcttttttttcttcttttctttagtTACTAAATTATAACTTTCTTTCTCACTCCTCCACTCTCTACTAGGTTTCTCTTGCCACAGTGATATTTGTTTCCAGTCAGAAAGCTTTGTCCACAGAAATCAAAACTGTGATCAAGCAGCAGCTTGAGAATGCCTCCAATGGATGGACAGCCTACAGGATAGCCAGGCAGGCTTCCAGGATGGTAAGTGAAAATACCTGCAGAAAAATGGTTTGCTGTGATTGCAGGAATTGCCAGGGACTTCTTTGAACTGGTTAAGGGAATCAGGAAAATCGTAGGATTTGGGAGAAGGAAgtaaatgggggaaaaaactaaaaatcacTTTCCCTTCTAATCCCCTGAAATGCAGATTCAGATATATATAATTTGGGACATTCATCCCATCAAAATGGTTTTTTTACTCATCCTTTTGAAGTATTTGAGAAGAAATTAAGAGATGTCCTGGCACTTTCTTGATCACATACCTAATCTGTATTGTCTGGCTGCTCTTCAGAATGTGAAGGTCATCCTGATGTATGGTTCTCTTTCTTCAAtgtgaagaaaggaagaaaaatatactgtttcccttttcccttaAGTAAATTCACAGTTGGGGTTAGAATTACACAGAAACCCTAGTATGAGATGCTGTGGtaaatttccatgtttttttctcatcttaTTGAATTATCTACTATACTTTTTTACAGGCTGGTATTTCTGTAAAGTAAGCACTCATGCTTTCATTTATTATTAGCATTGCCACAATCAAATAATTGGGAAAagtttcagtatttctgtttgaaaGCTGGAGATGTTCCTGTTTTCTTATTTGTGTAAGTTCTGTAGAAATCCCCAGCCTTCTTTCACGTCCCCTTTCAGAAACATTCTTGTCATTACAGGGCAACCACGACATGGCCAGAGAGCTGTACCAGAGCCTGCTGACCCAGGTGGCTTCAGAGCACTTCTACTTCTGGCTGAACAGCCTGAAGGAGTtctcccaggctgagcagtgcctgacggggctgcaggaggagagctcCAGCTCCGCGCTCTCCTGCATCGCCGAAGCCCTCAAGTCCTACCACAAAGGGATCGCCTCGCTGACGGTCAGCACACACCTCTGCTGCtgatgtttctgctgctgcagcatggcTCTTTGGGTTCTGTTCTTAACTCTCTGAAAAGTTCTTCAATATCTCTGGCATCTGCCAGACTCTGCTTGGTTCTCCTCTGCAGGCATCACACACTGCATCTTGAGAGAACGCATCCTGTAACCTAAGCCAAGTGTGATTAGCTagatttctctttgctttttcttctccctccacCCCTCATTTCCTGCCTTGATCAGATCAAATGAAATGTGACAGATCTTGTTTAATTAAAGTTACAATACTTATAGTTTTCCACTCCTTGCTTTGGGTGAATAAAAGCTATTGTAATAGTCAAGCCTAGGAATTGGCCTAAATTGGCTGCTGTCTTCTTGAAATACAGAGAAGGATTCAGTTgtcttcctccctcctgctgagTTCATGTTCTATTTGACAATGTGATCTCATGGAATCCTAAAAACTATCTAGTAGGAAGAGGAAAGACAATTCAGTTTCATCAAATCCAACTGGTACCTGCTTTTATGCAAAtactttctgcttctctgaagTGGTAAAAATACCAAGAAAGCTGTGTGATGTCTGtgaacataaacaaaaaaagcactAATGATTAGGGACCTTCAGTTCCTACTGTAAAGTTGCTTCTTAAGCAAAGATGATCCAGCTTCACACAATGCTTTCTTTCGTATTTTAGTTTCCATGAAGCAATCTTTACATACAGTTTTTGTATGCCTTTTCAGTGAAGCTGCTTCATTGCTTTAGTTACTGGACAGTTAGGGTCATGACAATTCAGACATTACTGTTTAATAAAATTCAGATATTactatttattaataaaatgtcCCTGAATAAGCTGCAATGACATAAATTTCTACTTTTGTCCTCTGAAAGATCCATAATTCCTGAAGTGTTTGTCTTTAAGTGTTGGCCGAGTGAATCAGGCTTTTAATTCAACACTTCAAGATTTCTCTAACATCAAGAAGACATTGAGAGGAGGACCTCATCTAATTAGATGTTAATATTTAATACAGGCAGGAAAATAACATACTTAAATAGGTCATACTGTGATCCAGTAATTTAATTACCCCTTCCATAgagtttggggctttttttcttttgaaggatTCCTGTCTTCATCTCTTCTGCTGACTTCAGTTCCTGTTGCACATAGTGCTTTCCTGGGCCCAGTGCCCTCCTTATGGGTGGTTGTGGTCCAGAGGAGTGAGTACAGGATTTGTAGGTTAGAGGGGAGGAAATTGGGTTTTACTGCTGGTTCTTGCTGACTTGTTGCATCACTCTGGAcaatttcccagccctgcttgaGTGTATCAGCTGTAAAAGGAGGCACTCACTGCTTGTCTATAGAACTCAGCCTCTCCAAGGGGAGCAAAGTGCCACAAAATGCCCGTGACAGCCTTGCTGCTGTAGACTCCTGCTCTTTCCTCTGACTGGAGCTctcctgttgctgctgtttcagtgcAGAGCATGACTCAGCCCTGCTGGTACCACAGACCAGTGGTGCATGTGATGAGCCTGGTGTAGCTGCTCCACTTTGTAGCTGGAAAACACAGTGTCAGTAAATCTCTTGCAGATGTTCAGCCAGCCCAGTTTAGCAACAATGAAATGTTCAGATAGCGCCTTGTCGGAAAatttctcaattcctccttgaTAGACATAAAACTCTGAGTTGCACTGCAGAGTGTTCTTTCATTGGAGTTAATGCACTTGAGGGAAAGAAGTCCCTCTGCTTTATGGATAAGAGGTTCTCCCTGTGGGAGAACAAGGACTTGTCAGGGAGCACATTGGCCACAGTCCCCATCTGTCTTGCTGTGTGCTTGGTTGTACAATTAGCAAAGGTTTTGAATGGGTCCTGCTCTTTCTGGCACAGATCCTGTGTCTCATTGGAAGCATTGGgtttatttttcactgctgGTAATCTAAAGAAGATACAAAACTTGAACAAAGCACTTATACAGCCATTGGTTAAGTAGCACCAATTCCAAATATGTCAAGTGGTGGTGTTTGAAGAACTTGGCTGAGCCAAAGAAATACTTCTGTCACTTTCAGAAAGAATTGTAACTCCctcactgcccatggcagaTAAGGTGAATTGCAGTATTAATGAGACAAGCTTGTATTTCCATTTACAAGATTCAAGTCCAATTTGTGCTActaaaaatgtctgtattttctgaTATGAGTACTTTACTCTTTAAAAGCATGTAGTCTCTGTAGAGCAATTACAGTGCACTGTAGCCCTCTTCTACAGAGGGTTTTCTGAAACCATCCTTGCAAAATAAACTTGAACAATTCCAGTTCTTAAGGGTTTTTTGGTGCCCTTGTAGAAGGAAAAGCATCAATGGTTTAAATATGAAATAGTCTTATCTTTTCAGTTGAAATCTAGTTCATTAGTTTAAAGTGGTTGCAGTGGGCTGATGTTTCCTCACTTTAGTCAGTAGTGGGCCAGTTCTCAGATGATGTGATGCTTTGTGAGAAACCACTTAGCTGGTTTTCTGCCAGCAAAGAAATGGTTCTTAGTAAGGTTTTGGGGTAGATTGTAACTTCTTGCTTTGAGAAGTGACGTGGTGAGGAATAAGAAGCACTGGCAAAGACAGGCATGAGTCCAAGAGGAAGTACCAGTGCTTTGTTTTTGGAGAGGGCTTGTTCTTCTCAAAATCCAacagtttaagaaaaataagtacTGGATTTTTGGCTTAACTAGTATCAAACCTCGAGTACTGCAGCTTACTGCCTCCTGGGTGTCCTAAGCTGTCACAGATGCTTCTACAAGTCAGATAAGCTTTTAGGGAGCAAAGCTTCAtagaactgtattttttcaaCAATAGCAGCTTGTCTACCCTCCTGGAATTCTGTTATTTACTGTTCTTAGTTACCACTAGACTGTGTCTCTTGCCTTCATCAAATGCAAGGTTCAGTGCCTTCATAATGTTCCCATCCATTTCACAGTTCCAAAAAAATcactccctcctcctgctgtgagTACCTTGAGCCAATTCCTTCTCTTCTGGCTGATGCAGAGAATCACTTTTTCAGTCCTTGTGTTTCTTGTTTGCCATCCAATTCAGTCTACTTTTTCTTATGGTAAAGACTATCTGGCCTAATGTCATTTGAAGCCTAATGGCTTGGCCTTGGAAAAAGGAAGTATGTGCCCtaacagtatttattttaactgcttAAGTCACATTTGTTACAAGGGTGAGGTGCTTGGAATATGACTTAGTAATTATGCAACTCCTATGTCATTTATATTTAGTATGATTGAAATTGAGCAAACctgttaaatataatttttaaaaaaccactttttaGAATTGAACTTGAGGGTTCAGTTTTCGGATGAGACTGTTCAGTGACACTGCAGTGtcattttatcatttttgcTTTTGACCTAGATTGCCAACATTCTTATTACTGTGTTTCAGGCTGCTAGTACGCCACTTAATCCTCTGAGCTTTCAGTGTGGATTTGTGAAACTCAGGATTGACCTTCTGCAAGCTTTTTCTCAACTTATTTGTACCTGCAACAGCCTAAAAACGAGTCCACCCCCAGCTATTGCCACAACCATCGCTATGACATCAGGAAATGATCTCCAGAGGTGTGGCCGCATCTCCAACCAGGCACGTGCTCCCATTCCACTCTTGTGCAGTTGTGTTTGTGACTCTGGTATGAATTCTGCTCCTCAGCAAACATATTtgacaaaagaaatgaaaagtagTTGTGAAGTGGCTTTTGGTTTTCACCTGTAGCTCTGAAAACACATGCCTGTAGCTGaatgtgcatgtgtgttttgTCCTCCAGTCACGCACACAGCGTCCAAGGAAGGATATGCACGTAGCAAGTCACTTGGTACACTCAAACTAGCAGCAAGGCTTTTCACACCTTGCTTTTTGAAACAGCTCAGACACTCTGAGTACACTAAGGAAGAATATTATATATACCTGAGGATGATTCTGCAACTCCTTTTGCTGAGAGTTGGCAACTGCCTTGGTACTGTACAAAACTTGCCTTGGTACCTCCTTGGAAGACCAAGGAGGTTTGCTTCTAAATCCAGCCAGTGGGGGGTCACTGAAAGAGCAGTTTGCTTTACCAGTTGGGGATGGAGGAGGTTGTTGAtggagattttttcttttgttttgtttttaacccAAGGAGATTTTGTTGGTGCAGGGAATATACCTGTTTAATGTGTGGATATCAGTCTGTCACTTTGGTAATCATTATCTGAGTGAAGAAGcaagaactttaaaaatttttctccaatGTGCAACCTTATTCCTTCAGTGTTGTATGTTACAGTATAGTGGTTTTCTGGatgtgtggggttttgttttgctttgttttgtgtttttgccTAGTAACATTGTCTCTGCAGATGAAGCACTCAATGGAGGAATTCCGAAACTTGGCTACGCGGTATGGAGATCTCTATCAGTCATCTTTTGATGCAGACTCAGCAACTCTAAGGAATGTAGAACTgtatcctttaaaaatcctagGGTTTGTCCACTTTCCTTCTCATGTGCACAGCATGCAGCACAAGAATCCTCTTTTCTTTGAAGACTGCcatgaagtaattttgaaaattaataacATAAAAATTAGCTGCCAATTGTTTAAAacctatttaaaaataaacattgccATATTATTGTTTGGAATTACTTGATAAACAAGTTATGACACAAAAATTGGAGCAGCTTATAACTTGGCACTTTCACAGTTCCTGCTCTCTGTTCACTAAATGAGTACTGACTGTAGGATTACTTcacagaaacaaggaaaaatgccACTAAATACGCTGCATTTCTTGCTTTAGGTGCCAACTTTGAAAATCTTTTAGCTCCTTAGTATTAATATCAGacaacagcagagctgcctgttgATTTCACATGCAATAGAAGCTCTGATTCTGGATCCAGAATCTGCAAGGTAGGTTTGATAGTTAACTGCATACTCCTTTTCTGCTTAGTAATAAATCCTTGGAGCTTTAAACCTAGGAATTCAAGGAATGTTCAGAAAGTTTCTTAGTAGACATTTCTAGTTATATTCTGAGCAGGCTTGAGGATctgttgctgctgtgctgtacCTGGCAGATTGGGGACTCTCTTTTGGATTCTGCATTTTATACT of the Camarhynchus parvulus chromosome 3, STF_HiC, whole genome shotgun sequence genome contains:
- the INTS7 gene encoding integrator complex subunit 7 isoform X2 encodes the protein MLGSMASIIPERKNAHHSIRQSLDSHDNVEVEAAIFAAANFSAQSKDFAVGICNKISEMIQGLATPVDLKLKLIPILQHMHHDASLASSSRQLLQQLVTSYPSTKMVIVTLHTFTLLAASSLVDIPKQIQLLLQYLKNDPRKAVKRLAIQDLRLLANKTPHTWSRENIQALCESALNTPYDSLKMGMLSVLSTLSGTIAIKQYFSSAPGAAATTARSFDLVKLAQECCYHNNRGIAAHGVRILTNISASCQEKDLLPLEQDAVFGLEALLVLCSQDDSPGAQATLKITLTCMVKLVKCRPHLSQSVVESLLAQLHSAQDNARILMCHCLAAIAMQLPVLADGMLGDLMDLYKLIGQSATDKKQELLVSLATVIFVSSQKALSTEIKTVIKQQLENASNGWTAYRIARQASRMGNHDMARELYQSLLTQVASEHFYFWLNSLKEFSQAEQCLTGLQEESSSSALSCIAEALKSYHKGIASLTAASTPLNPLSFQCGFVKLRIDLLQAFSQLICTCNSLKTSPPPAIATTIAMTSGNDLQRCGRISNQMKHSMEEFRNLATRYGDLYQSSFDADSATLRNVELQQQSCLLISHAIEALILDPESASFQEYSSNGTAHVESEYERRMMSVFNHVLEEVESLNRKYAPVSYLHTACLCNAVIALLKVPLSFQRYFFQKLQSTSIKLALSPSPRNPAEPIAVQNNQQLALKVEGVVQHGSKPGLFRKIQSVCLNVSSVLQSKSGQDYKIPLDNMTNEMEQRVEPHNDYFSTQFLLNFVILGTHNITVESSVIDSNGIVWKTGPKTTIFVKSLEDPYSQQVRLQQQQQQQGPAPAQQQQQRTAYSRF